The proteins below are encoded in one region of Candidatus Delongbacteria bacterium:
- a CDS encoding 23S rRNA (guanosine(2251)-2'-O)-methyltransferase RlmB yields MANSLTDFHSCEEILKKGETEGVLYLSKQSKRALVLKKMATVKGITVKNISIDEMDKMCGGDHRGFLLKVKSSKSSNHKVEKVSLESFLSNIDKKTSLVVILDGITDPHNYGA; encoded by the coding sequence ATGGCGAATAGTTTAACAGATTTTCATAGCTGTGAAGAAATTTTAAAGAAAGGTGAAACCGAAGGAGTTTTATATCTTTCTAAACAGAGTAAAAGAGCATTAGTATTAAAAAAAATGGCTACTGTTAAGGGTATTACTGTTAAAAATATATCTATTGATGAGATGGATAAAATGTGTGGTGGTGATCACAGAGGATTTTTACTTAAAGTAAAAAGTAGTAAATCCAGTAATCATAAAGTTGAAAAAGTATCATTAGAATCTTTTTTAAGTAATATTGATAAAAAAACATCATTAGTTGTTATATTGGACGGTATAACAGATCCGCATAATTATGGAGCTAT